The Gemmatimonadota bacterium genomic sequence CCCCCCGATGCTCGAGTACTCCCCCTCGGTGTTTTCGCGCACGACGTAGAAGTCGATGTCGCCCGGGGTGCGGCCGGCGAGCGGTGAGGGGACGCCGGGCATCAACCGGCACGGGCGCAGGTTGACGTATTGGTCGAACTCGCGCCGGAACTTGAGCAAGCTGCCCCACAGCGAGACATGGTCGGGGACGGTTGCCGGCCATCCGACGGCACCGAAGTAGATCGCATCAGTCGCGAGCAGCTGTTCGCGCCAGTCGTCCGGCATCATCTGGCCGTGCGCGAGGTACCAGTCGCAGCTCGCCCATGGCTTCTCGTGCCAGGTGAACGTCAGGCCGTGCCTCGCCCCGACCGCCTCGAGCACACGGAGCCCCTCGGGGATCACTTCCTTGCCGATCCCGTCACCGGGAATGACGCTGATGTCGTAGTGGAGCACGCGGTACAGAAGGGAGGTGGTGCCCGACCTTCGAGCGATCAGGCTCCGGAGATTATCCCAACGAGCCTCAGCGGTCGAGGGCCGTGCGGCGGCCGCGGGGTTTGCCCTGCGGCCGCCGCGACGCAACCGGCGCCACTGCATTGGTTCGCGTCCTGCGGAGCGGTCCGCTCCCTAGTCGGCGCGTAGCGCCGTCAACAGGTTGGTGGACGCCGCTCGTCGCGCGGGAAGCACGCTGGCGACGGCCGCGGTCGTCATGAGGACCAGAGCCACCACGACCAGGGTTAACGGGTCACCGGCACGCACGCCATACAGGACAGACGACAACCAGCGACCGACAGCGAGCGCGAGCCCCGTGCCCAGGACGACGCCCATGCCAGCGAGGCGCAGCCCTTCGGCCAACACCGCATGCAGCACGCGCTGGTGTGATGCTCCGAGCGCCAGCCGCACGCCGAAGTCCTTGCGCCGCTGCTGGACGAGGTAGGCGAGCACACCGTAGAGCCCGACGGCGCCAAGCAGGAGGCCGAGGATCCCGAACGCACCGAGCAGCACCACCAGCATGCGCGGGCGTGCGAGGGCGTCGCGCACCGCCTCCTCCATGGTGAATGTGGTGCGAATCACCTGGAGGGGGTCCACCTCGCGGATGGCGCGTCGGACCGCCGCGGCGATCGCGAGCGGCGAGCCGTGGGTGCGAACGACCAGGTTCACCCCGACGCGTCCCTGCTGCATCTCATGCACGTAGATCGTGGGCTCGGCCTCGGCTGCTACCTCCGACTGGCGGATGCCCTGGACCACGCCGACGATCTCAACCCCCGCGTTCGCACCGAACACCAGCCGCTCGCCCACCGCGTCGCGACCCGGGAACCAGCGTCGGGCAAAGGCGCGATTCACGACTACCACTGGGGGCGCGTCCCGCCGATCGGCCGGTAAGAACTCCCGTCCCCCTTCCACGCGCGTGCCCATGACCGCAAAGAACCCATCGCTCACATTGAGCATCGCCGCGGTAGGTGAGTCTTCACCCGCGGGAACGACCATACCCGGCAGGCGAAAGCCCACGCGTTCTCCCGTGCCCTGGAACGGGGCTTCCTTCACGGCCCCGGCCGACACGACGCCTGGCACGGCTCTCACCTGTTGCAGGATGCGCTCGTAGACCAGCGGGTAGTTGTCGCCGTGTCGCTCCGTGCTCAGCGAATAGCTCACGACCAGGAGATGATCCGGTCGGAATCCGAGGTCGACGCCCGTCAGCGCCCGCAGGCTGCGCACCATGAGTCCCCCCGCCACCACCAGCACCATCGCGAGGGTGACCTCGGCCACCACGAGCACGCGCCGACCGCGTGTTCGCAGGCCGGTCGCCGACCTGGTGGATCGCAAGGCGTCGGCGGTCCAGGCCGATGCTGACACGGCGGGGACCGCACCAAAGAGCAGTCCCGCGATGACGGAGAGCCCGGTGGCGAAGGCAAGCACGGTCCCGTCGAGCACGACCTCACCCCCGCGCGGCAGTTGGTCGGCGGCGGCGATGCGCACCAGCCGCACCAGGCCGTAGGCGGTCGCCACACCGAGGGCGCCCCCGAGCGAGGCAAGGACCAGGCTCTCGGTCACGAGTTGCTGGACCAGCCGACCCCGAGACGCCCCAAGCGCGGTTCGCACGGCCACCTCGCCAGCGCGTGCCGTCGCACGCGCCAGCTGCAGCGAGGCCACGTTGACGCACGCAATGAGCAGCAGCAGCCCCACGGCCCCGAGCAAGAGCCACAGGGTGCGGCTCACATCGCCGACGATGGAGCCGTGCAGTGGCCGCACGGTGACCCCGTCCCACGCGGCGTTCTCCGGATAACGCGCTGCGAGGCGCGTCGCGATGGTGTGCAGCTCCGTGGAGACCTCGCCCTGCGAGGTCCCATCGCGCGCGCGCGCGACGACCCCAAGGAGGCGGACGAAGCGCAAGCGGGGAATCTGGTCGTCGGTGAAGATCGAGAAGGGCACGTACACGTCGGCTGCAGCGGACGGGTAGGTGAACGTGGCAGGCAGGACTCCGATGACCTGGAACGGGGAGCCATTGATGGTGAGGGCGCGTCCCACCACCGAGGGATCCGCGCCAAAGCGGCGCCGCCAGAAGGGCTCCGTGAGGACGACGACACGATCGGGGCCGCCGCGAACGAGTTCGTCCTCCCGGGGGAGGCGGCCGTGCACGGGTGTTCGGGTTCGCCCTCGCCGGTGAAGTCGAGGCCGCTTCCGTCCTGGTGGAAGTATCCTCCCAGGTCGGCGACCGCGGAGCGTTGCGCCCGGAAGTCATCGAGGTCCATGGCGGACATGCCCGCTTCCAGGGTCCCCGCGCTCGCGTTCGCGGACCACACGCGATAGAGCTGGCCCGGATCCGGGTAGGTCAGGGGGCGGAGCACGATCGAGTGCACGAGGGAGAAGATGGCCGTGGTGGCCCCGATGCCTAACGCCAGCGTCAGGAGCGTGGTCGCGGTGAAGGCAGGGGCGCGCCGAAGCCCGCGCCAGGCGTAGCTGACGTCCTGGCGGATGGCGCCCCAGCGATCCCGACGGGCGCCCGCGGCGAGTGTCGCGCGATCCAGCCGCGTGGCATAACGCCGTGCCTCGGCGACGTCGCCGAAATCGTCGAGGGCCTTCGATCGTGCGGCCTCCGGTGAGAGCCCCTGTGCCACGAGATCGTCAGTCCGGGCGTCCAGGTGGAACTGCAGCTCGGCCTCAACGTCGCGCGCCACGTCCTGCGGCCCGCGCACGGGAAGGTTGATCCAGCGGCGCCAGTTCATGCGGGCTCCAGGACGGCGAAGACCGCCGCCGCGTAGCGTCGCCAGTCGGCTTCGGATCGACGCAGCATCGCGCGACCGGCAGCTGTGAGTTTGTAGTAGCGCGCCCGGCGGTTGTTCTCGCTGACCCCCCACGTCGCCTCCAGTGCGCCCGCGTGCTCCAGCCGATGCAGCGCCTTATAGAGGGGCGCGTCCTCGATATCGAGGGTTCCCCCGGTGCGATCCCGGATCCAGCGAGCGACGGCGTAACTGTGCATGGGCTCCCATGCCAGGGTACGCAGGATGAGGACGTCGAGTGTCCCCTGCAGCAGGCTCATCGTCTCCGGCATCGTATTCCCCCTTACCAAGTACAGGGAAGCTGTCAGTTGGCATGCGCACCGTCAAGCTGTCTGCGCTCGGGTATAACGACATCCGTGGGATCAACTGGCGAGGTCAATGCGCGTTAGGCGACACGCGGCCGCTGGTCGGTACGCCGCCGACCGGTACGATGGTCCTGGGACGTCGCCCCTTGCGCAGGCATGGCGCTTCGGGGACTCGCGCCGTCGAACCGGCGGTTCGTCACGAACCGCCACCGGAACGCGAGGGGGCGCGCCATACTCTTCACCTCCACCACCACGATCACGTCCATGCGCGGCTTCCGTTCGATCCTCCTCCTGGCCCTGGCCCTCACGACCCAGCGCGCCCTGGCGCAGGGCACAGGGCAGCCTCCCTCCTGGGAGCAGGCCACGTTCCGCCAATGGAAAGCGCTGCACGACAAGATCCTCGTCATGGCAAGAGACTCGCAGCTTCCCGACGCACGACTGGAAACGCGCCCACACCCGGACGCACGCACCCTCATGGATGAGTTGCGCCACGTGACGATCGGGCTCGAAATGTCGACCGCCGAATTGCTCGGGCAGCCGTTCGACTATGCCGCGCGCGAGAAGGCGGACGAGGCCAAACCCCGGACCCGGGCCCTGATGATCCGGGAGATGGAGGCCGCGATCGCCGCCTCGTATCCAGCGGTGGAGAAGGGCGCGTCCTCCCGACTCGTGATGTGGGTGGAACACCAGGCCGAACACTACGGCAAGCTGGTGTCCGGCTATCGACTGGCCGGCATCGTCCCGCCAACGAGTCGTCCGCGCCGCATCACGCCGAATGGGTAACTATCCTGCTCGACGCCCCGCCTCCCAGGCGAGGATTGCCCGCTTGCGGGGGACCCCCCACCGGTAACCGCCGATCGCTCCATTCGCGCGGATCACGCGATGACACGGGATGAGAAAGGCGATCGGGTTTCGGCCCACCGCTGTGCCCACCGCGCGGACGGCCTTCGGGTTCCCCACGGCGCCGGCCACGTCCTCGTAGGCGGCGAAGCGTCCCGGCGGGATGCGCAGCAGGGCGGTCCAGACCTGCACCTGGAAGTTGGTCCCGCGGACCAGGAGGGCCAGCGGCCGGTGGGTCCGGCCGCCTAACGGGCCGAAGATCGCCGCGGCCGTTCGCGACGTCCGTCGCGGGGCCTCGGTGACCGCTGCGCCAGGCCAGCGCGCCTCCAGGTCGGCCCACGCCTCGTCACGGTCGCCATCAAAGAACGACAGCCCGCACACCCCTCGCGCCGTCGTGCCTAACAAGCACTCGCCAAACGGTGTCTCGTGAAAGCCGGCATCGATGCGCAAGCCGGCGCCGCCACTCCGGAATTCCCCCGGGGTCACCGCTTCCAGGGTGACAAAGAGGTCGTGCAGGCGCCCGGGGCTCGACAAGCCGGCTTCCCAGGTGCCGTCCATCACGCTGCGTGCGCCCTCGAGCGCCTCCTTGGCGTGATGGAGGGCCTGCACCTGCATGAAGCGCTTGGGGCTCACCCCGGCCCACCGCGTAAAGAGCCGCTGCAGGTGGAACTCGCTGAGCCCCACGTGCGACGCGAGTTCACCCAGCGGCGGTTGCGTGGGCGCGCGCGCCTCGAGAAACGCGAGGGCGCGACTGATACGGTCGAAATCCGTCGGGCGAGCCATGCGTGGATCCTAGGGCGGCGTCGCCACACGGCCAACCCGAAAGTTGCGCGATCGGCCAAACGAAACGGCCCCGCCAGGAGGCGAGGCCGTCGCTGACGTGGCGAGCGTCGCGCCCTATCCCTTCTTGACCATCGTCACCTGGGCCAACACCGCGCCACGCTCTTCGCACGGATCCTCGACCGGGGTCATGCGGAACCCCTTCTCGGTGAAGCTCACCTTGAATGTCGCGATCCCGGGGCAGGCCACCTGACCCTCCAGGTCCTCGACGGTCATGATATCGTCGGCCAGCGAGATCTTGCTCTTCACAAGGAGCTGTCCCTGGACGGTGGCGGTCATGAGCGCATCCGTGAACTCGATGATGACGCCGTTCGGGTCGAAATCGGCGCTGAAGTTCGCGTCCGGCACCATCTCGTAGAGGCCCGGGGTGACCTTCTTCTCCTGCGCGCCACCGTCGGCGGCAAACAGGGAGAACAGGAGAGCCGGGACAAGCAGGAGTCGCAACAAGGTCTTCATGTCCGTGGGTTGACGGGTGAGCTGGGGCCTCGCCGGCGCCCGTTCTCTTGGACCGCCGGGCTGCCCGGAGGGATTGAACCCCTGTGCGCCCTTCGCTCGACGGTGCAGCCAGGTTTCACCCAACTAAGTCTCTAGTTGACAGAAGTCGCGCCTTGGTGTAGCCTACCAACGAGTCCTTTAGTAGGAGTCACATGGCGTCGTTCACGGAACGGGAACTCGACTGTATGGCCGTGCTCTGGGAGCGCGGGCCATGCACCGTCAGCGAAGTGCGCGGAGCGCTCGCTGATCCGCTCGCGTATACCACCGTGTTGACCGTCCTGCGCACACTCGAGGCCAAGGGGCATGTCGGCCACGAGGTCGTCGGCAAGGCGCACCGATACCTCCCTTTGGTAGCGCGTGAAGCGGCGGGGAACCGCGCGCTGGGACGCATCGTGGACAAGATCTTCGGGGGATCGCGCGAATTGCTACTCGCGCACCTGGTGGACGCCGAAGGCGTCACGGATGACGAGGTGCGCCGCCTGCGTCGGGTGCTGAACGAACGGCTATCGGCGCGGGAGGCTCCATGACCCTGGCCTGGATGGCGTACGGGACGATCGTGAGCGCGGCGATTGGCATTGCGGCGTGGGGGATCGACGCCTGGTTGCGGACTGTCGGGCGTCCGACGCGATTCCTGTGGCTGGGCGCGATGGTCGGCATGGCTTTGGTCCTGGTGGGTGCGGCGATCCGGCCGCGCGCGGTGCCTGACATTTCTGTCGGCACAAGCGGGATCGTCCATTCCGTCGAGCGCACCGCGCGACCGGCCGTCTCGACGGCCTCGCTCGACCTGGCGGCATTGGGTTGGGGTGGCGCCTCGATGCTCGTACTGCTGGGCATCGTTGGAGGCATCGCCGCACTCGTGCGCGCACGGCGGCGGGGCGTGCGCACAACCTGGCTGGGGACGCCGGTGATTGAGACCGACGGGGTGGGACCTGGGGCGGCGCCCTGGGGAGATCCCGCGATTTTCGTCCCACGGTCCCTCAAGGCCCTGCCGGAGCCGTCGGCGCGGTTGCTCCTCGACCACGAACGGGAACACGTGGCCGCTGGGGATGCGCGACTCCTGCTGGCGGCAGCGGGGCTGCTCGTCCTCCTCCCCTGGAACCTTCCGTTGTGGTGGTGCTTCCGACGCCTGCGCACGGCGATCGAGTGCGACTGCGACGCCCGGGTGCTCCGCAACGGGGTGTCGTTAGGCGACTATGCGTCACTCCTCCTGGATCTGGCGGCGCCACGGCTTCGTCCCCTGCCTGCGTTGCTCTCCTTCGCGACCTCCCGCTCTCAACTCCACACCCGGATCGATGCCATGACCACCCGCCCAACTCTCTCCCGGACGCGACGCATCGCCATGACGGCGCTGGTGGCGTCGGCCGCTCTCGCCGCGTGCGAAACGCGCATGCCGGCCCCCGTGGCGCCGGTCGCTGACTACGTCGTCAAGGAGGGCAAGGCGTCCCCCGTCACGATCACGGGGGAGAATCGCGACTCGGTTCGCGCGTCGCTGGTCGAGGGGGTCGAGCTGAGTCTCAGTGCGGCGGATACCTCGATGGACCCCGTCCTGGTGGTCCGTGATGCGACGGGCGCGGTGGTCTACTCGGGCCGAGTGACGGGAGCGCGGGACTCGACCATGGCAGGGATTGCGCCGGACGCCATTGAGTCGGTCGAGGTGATCAAGGGGAAGGCCGCCCTCCCGGAGGGGGCGCGCGGTGGGATGATCGTGATGCGCCTCAAGCCGGGGGCCGCATGGCAGGGGCTGTCGTCACGCGCGCCATCGTCGCTGCTCGAGCGTCCCGTCGCGCCGGCCACCGCAAGCGGCGTACGGGTGCGGGTGCGCGGGGACACGGCGGTCACTCTCCTGGAACGGCCCGTGGCTGCGTCTGGAGACACCGCTGCTGCTGCTGCCGGTGGTACGGTGCGGATCCGTGCACGGTCGCGCGACGGGGCACCGACCGTTGAGCTGCTCACCTCACGTCGCGCGGACTCGTCGGGGACGCGCGTGACCGGACCGGGCATCGAGCCCATGGTCAGTGTGATCGACGCCGAAGGGCGCGAGGTGGTCAGTGCGCGCGGCATGGGGCGTGAGGTGGACGGGCAATCGACGATCGGTGGCTATCGCATCGCCGTATCCGACATCGCCCGCGTCGAGGTGTTCAAGGGCGCGTCGGCTCCAGAGGGGGGCCTCATCCAGGTCCACCTGAAGGTGGGGGCGAAGCCCCGTCAAGCCGTAGGGGTGGCGCGGGGCCAGGAGGCGGCCGTCGTGGCGCGTCGACCGCCGCGTTCGCGACGGCTCAGGGGGCGCGCCAGAACCCCCGGTCCACGACCGACACTTCCAGCGCCAACTCCGTCGCACTGGCGTCGTCGCGCACGATGTCGATGCGCGCCGTGTCCACTTCTGAGCCGTCCGCGGCGTGGAGGGAGAGCGCCAGGGTGTTGCGCGCACGACGATACCGCATCTCGCGTTCGAGGGCATCCGGCGCGTGGGGATCAACGGGCCGGAGGAGGAAAATGGGCTCCACGAGCTCGAAGCCGAGTCCGGGACGGAATGGCCCGCGCGCGAGTCGGGTGGCGGCGTCGCGCACGTCGAAGTCGCACCAGCCGATCACGATGTCCTTGAGCTTGAGCGTGTAGCTCACGGTCAGTAGTCCACGGGGCGCAGGTACGATTCGCCAATGGCCGATTGGCTCAGCATCGCCACGGCCGGCAACCGCCGCTTCCAGTGCGTGCCATCCAAGCGGCGTCTCACCAGCTCAACGTCCTCGGGGGCGAAGCCCAGCGCTGGGAGGTCCGCTGCCGCATACCCGCTCGTCAGGGCATTGAGGATGACGTCGGCCCGAGCGTAGCTGATGCCGAAGTCTCCTTCATCCGTCTGGCCGGAGACGAGGTCGGCGGAGGCTGGCTTGTCGACAATGGCATCCGGGACGCCGAGGTGGCGGGCGAGGGCCCACACCTGGGTCTTGAAGAGGTCGCCTAACGGGTTGACCGGGGGAGAGTCGTCCGCATGCCAGGTGAAGTACCCCAGCAGGCGCTCACTCTTGTTTCCGGTGCCTAACGGGATACCCCCGCAGGCGGCCGACTGGTCGAACAGGGCAATCATGCGCGTCCGGGCCATCACGTTGCCGGCCCGCGCGGGGGAGACCCCGGGCGCGAGGGCGAGGTAACCATCGACGGCCGACGAGATGTCGAGCGTGGTCGAAGGGATCCCGAGCTGGTCGATGACCAGCTGCGCATGCGCGAGGGAGTCGGGACTCGACGTACGATACGGCAAACGCACGGCGAGGACGTTGGCCGGCCCTAGGGCGCGCGCGGCCAGCGTGGCGGTGACGGCGGAGTCCACACCGCCGGAGAGGCCGACCACGACCCGCTGCATACCGCGCCGGCTGAGCTCATCGGCCAGGAAGCGCACGAGCCACCGTTCGACGAGCGCGGCATCGATCTCGAGGGTAGGGATCGACGGTGTGTGCGCTGGGGATGCGATGATACGGACGGGGACAAAATGATTGCGGTCGTTCGAAACGTCGGTCGTATCTTGAAGTCGGGGGGGGGGGGCCCCAACGGATGGGGCGGCGCTCGCGCGAGCCACCGGGGCTTCGTCATAGGCCGCTCCTTCCCCAACCTCGGCCCCCTCCGCGCCGCGGCCAGCCGTCGCCCGACCCTCCGCCAACTCCAAGCTCTTTCGCAAATGCGGAAGCGCCGTCCGGAGGTCGGCCAATAGGGGGGTGTCTGCCCGCGCCCTCCCGATATCCCCGAGCCCGAGTGTCGTCACCACCACGGCTTCCTCCCACGACGGCGCGCGCGCTCGCACGTCCCCGTGGGGACCGAACACGCATGACGCCCCGGCAAATACCTTCCCGCCTTCACTGCCCACGAGATTGGATAATGAGACGAACACCCCGTGCTCCTCAGCCATCTCGCGGATCAACCGCTCCCATCGCGAGACGCTGGCCGGGCCCGGTGTTTCATCCTGACGCGGATGTGCACCACGCGCGGGTGTTGCCGCCGAGACGAAGATCAGCTCCGCGTCGCCCAGGGCCGCGATCGTGGCCGAGAGCGAGTGCCAGGCGTCCTCGCAGATCAGCATGGCGGCGCGCCCCCACGGCGTGTCGAAGGAGCGCACCTCATGCCCACGCTCGACGAAACGCTCCTCGTCGAACAAGCCGTACGTCGGCAGGAACGCCTT encodes the following:
- a CDS encoding methylated-DNA--[protein]-cysteine S-methyltransferase produces the protein MARPTDFDRISRALAFLEARAPTQPPLGELASHVGLSEFHLQRLFTRWAGVSPKRFMQVQALHHAKEALEGARSVMDGTWEAGLSSPGRLHDLFVTLEAVTPGEFRSGGAGLRIDAGFHETPFGECLLGTTARGVCGLSFFDGDRDEAWADLEARWPGAAVTEAPRRTSRTAAAIFGPLGGRTHRPLALLVRGTNFQVQVWTALLRIPPGRFAAYEDVAGAVGNPKAVRAVGTAVGRNPIAFLIPCHRVIRANGAIGGYRWGVPRKRAILAWEAGRRAG
- a CDS encoding NAD+ synthase, whose translation is MSRTLVLATAQLHPRKGDYPGNMRRLGQVIAELDGATPRPQVVHFPETVLSGYFVEGGVREVAVTAGQLARDLDAAVRAAAPHGTRPIDVVVGFYERWRETLHNSAAYVRIGDGAPRVLHVHRKAFLPTYGLFDEERFVERGHEVRSFDTPWGRAAMLICEDAWHSLSATIAALGDAELIFVSAATPARGAHPRQDETPGPASVSRWERLIREMAEEHGVFVSLSNLVGSEGGKVFAGASCVFGPHGDVRARAPSWEEAVVVTTLGLGDIGRARADTPLLADLRTALPHLRKSLELAEGRATAGRGAEGAEVGEGAAYDEAPVARASAAPSVGAPPPRLQDTTDVSNDRNHFVPVRIIASPAHTPSIPTLEIDAALVERWLVRFLADELSRRGMQRVVVGLSGGVDSAVTATLAARALGPANVLAVRLPYRTSSPDSLAHAQLVIDQLGIPSTTLDISSAVDGYLALAPGVSPARAGNVMARTRMIALFDQSAACGGIPLGTGNKSERLLGYFTWHADDSPPVNPLGDLFKTQVWALARHLGVPDAIVDKPASADLVSGQTDEGDFGISYARADVILNALTSGYAAADLPALGFAPEDVELVRRRLDGTHWKRRLPAVAMLSQSAIGESYLRPVDY
- a CDS encoding ABC transporter permease, with the translated sequence MHGRLPREDELVRGGPDRVVVLTEPFWRRRFGADPSVVGRALTINGSPFQVIGVLPATFTYPSAAADVYVPFSIFTDDQIPRLRFVRLLGVVARARDGTSQGEVSTELHTIATRLAARYPENAAWDGVTVRPLHGSIVGDVSRTLWLLLGAVGLLLLIACVNVASLQLARATARAGEVAVRTALGASRGRLVQQLVTESLVLASLGGALGVATAYGLVRLVRIAAADQLPRGGEVVLDGTVLAFATGLSVIAGLLFGAVPAVSASAWTADALRSTRSATGLRTRGRRVLVVAEVTLAMVLVVAGGLMVRSLRALTGVDLGFRPDHLLVVSYSLSTERHGDNYPLVYERILQQVRAVPGVVSAGAVKEAPFQGTGERVGFRLPGMVVPAGEDSPTAAMLNVSDGFFAVMGTRVEGGREFLPADRRDAPPVVVVNRAFARRWFPGRDAVGERLVFGANAGVEIVGVVQGIRQSEVAAEAEPTIYVHEMQQGRVGVNLVVRTHGSPLAIAAAVRRAIREVDPLQVIRTTFTMEEAVRDALARPRMLVVLLGAFGILGLLLGAVGLYGVLAYLVQQRRKDFGVRLALGASHQRVLHAVLAEGLRLAGMGVVLGTGLALAVGRWLSSVLYGVRAGDPLTLVVVALVLMTTAAVASVLPARRAASTNLLTALRAD
- a CDS encoding PadR family transcriptional regulator; this encodes MPETMSLLQGTLDVLILRTLAWEPMHSYAVARWIRDRTGGTLDIEDAPLYKALHRLEHAGALEATWGVSENNRRARYYKLTAAGRAMLRRSEADWRRYAAAVFAVLEPA
- a CDS encoding BlaI/MecI/CopY family transcriptional regulator, encoding MASFTERELDCMAVLWERGPCTVSEVRGALADPLAYTTVLTVLRTLEAKGHVGHEVVGKAHRYLPLVAREAAGNRALGRIVDKIFGGSRELLLAHLVDAEGVTDDEVRRLRRVLNERLSAREAP